A DNA window from Lutra lutra chromosome 8, mLutLut1.2, whole genome shotgun sequence contains the following coding sequences:
- the NEUROD4 gene encoding neurogenic differentiation factor 4, translated as MAKPYVKSKEVTELVNTPSWMDKGLGSQNEMKEEERRPAAYGMLGSLAEEHDSIEEEEEEEEDGEKPKRRGPKKKKMTKARLERFRARRVKANARERTRMHGLNDALDNLRRVMPCYSKTQKLSKIETLRLARNYIWALSEVLETGQTPEGKGFVEMLCKGLSQPTSNLVAGCLQLGPQSVLLEKHEEKSPICDSAISVHNFNYQSPGLPSPPYGHMETHLINLKPQVFKSLGESSFGSHPPDCSTPPYEGPLTPPLSISGNFSLKQDGSPDLDKSYSFMPHYPSASLSSGHVHSTPFQAATPRYDVPIDMSYDSYPHHGIGAQLNTIFTD; from the coding sequence ATGGCAAAACCTTACGTGAAATCCAAGGAGGTGACAGAGTTGGTCAACACACCATCCTGGATGGACAAAGGTCTGGGCTCTCAGAAtgagatgaaggaggaggagagaagaccAGCTGCTTATGGGATGCTTGGAAGCTTAGCTGAAGAGCATGACAGTattgaggaggaagaagaggaggaagaggatggggagaagcCTAAGAGAAGGGGTcccaagaaaaagaagatgaCAAAAGCTCGCCTTGAGAGATTCAGGGCCCGAAGAGTCAAGGCCAATGCTAGAGAGCGGACCCGGATGCACGGCTTGAATGATGCCCTGGACAACCTGAGGAGAGTCATGCCATGTTACTCAAAGACCCAAAAGCTCTCCAAGATAGAGACTCTAAGACTGGCCAGGAACTATATTTGGGCTTTGTCTGAGGTCCTGGAAACTGGACAGACACCTGAAGGGAAGGGCTTTGTCGAGATGCTCTGCAAAGGGCTGTCTCAGCCCACAAGCAACCTGGTGGCTGGATGCCTCCAGCTGGGCCCTCAGTCTGTCCTCCTGGAGAAGCATGAGGAGAAATCTCCTATTTGTGACTCTGCCATTTCTGTCCATAACTTCAACTATCAGTCTCCTGGGCTCCCCAGTCCTCCTTATGGCCACATGGAAACACATCTTATTAATCTCAAACCCCAAGTATTCAAGAGTTTGGGAGAATCATCCTTTGGGAGCCATCCACCTGACTGCAGTACACCACCTTATGAGGGCCCACTCACTCCACCTTTGAGCATCAGTGGGAACTTCTCCTTGAAGCAGGATGGCTCTCCTGACCTGGATAAATCCTACAGCTTCATGCCACATTATCCCTCTGCAAGTCTAAGCTCAGGGCATGTGCATTCAACTCCGTTTCAGGCTGCTACGCCTCGCTATGATGTTCCCATAGATATGTCCTATGATTCCTACCCCCACCATGGTATTGGGGCCCAACTTAATACAATCTTTACTGATTAG